From a region of the Desmodus rotundus isolate HL8 chromosome 7, HLdesRot8A.1, whole genome shotgun sequence genome:
- the PTGR2 gene encoding prostaglandin reductase 2 gives MIVQRVILNSRPGKNGNPVAENFRVEEVNLPDNISEGQVQVRTLYLSVDPYMRCKMNEDTGSDYLTPWQLSHVVDGGGVGIIEESKHTHFTKGDFVTSFYWPWQTKVILDGSSLEKVDPQLVDGHLSYFLGAIGLCGLTSLIGIQEKGHVTAGSNQTMVVSGAAGACGSLAGQIGHLLGCSRVVGICGTREKCLLLTSELGFDGAINYKNENIAEQLRELCPAGVDIYFDNVGGDISNTVISQMNQNSHIILCGQISQYNKDVPYPPPLPPAVEAIQKERNITRERFMVLKYKDKFEPSILQLSQWFKEGKLKIKETMINGLENMGAAFQSMMTGGNIGKQIVCISEETSLQSL, from the exons ATGATTGTACAGAGAGTGATACTGAATTCCCGACCCG GAAAAAATGGTAATCCAGTGGCAGAAAATTTCCGAGTAGAAGAAGTAAATTTACCAGATAATATCAGTGAAGGACAAGTACAAGTCAGAACTCTTTATCTTTCTGTGGATCCTTACATG CGTTGTAAAATGAATGAGGACACTGGAAGTGATTATTTAACCCCTTGGCAGCTATCTCACGTGGTTGATGGTGGAGGTGTTGGGATTATAGAAGAAAGCAAACACACGCATTTTACTAAAGGCGATTTTGTGACTTCTTTCTATTGGCCCTGGCAAACCAAGGTTATTCTGGATGGAAGTAGCCTAGAGAAG gtaGACCCACAACTTGTGGATGGACACCTTTCATACTTTCTTGGAGCTATTGGCTTATGTGGTTTGACTTCTTTGATTGGAATACAGGAAAAAGGTCATGTAACTGCCGGCTCTAATCAGACAATGGTTGTGAGTGGGGCTGCTGGTGCTTGTGGATCCTTGGCCGGGCAG ATTGGCCACTTGTTGGGCTGTTCCAGAGTGGTGGGAATTTGTGGAACACGTGAGAAGTGCCTCCTTTTGACCTCAGAACTGGGCTTTGATGGTGcgattaattataaaaatgagaacataGCAGAACAGCTCCGTGAATTATGCCCAGCCGGCGTGGACATTTACTTTGACAATGTTGGCGGTGACATAAGTAATACAGTGATAAGTCAG ATGAATCAGAACAGCCACATCATCCTGTGTGGTCAAATTTCTCAGTACAACAAAGATGTGCCTTATCCTCCTCCGCTACCTCCTGCTGTAGAAGCaatccagaaagaaagaaacatcacgAG aGAAAGATTTATGGTGCTCAAATATAAGGACAAATTTGAGCCTAGTATTCTACAGCTGAGTCAGTGgtttaaagaaggaaaactaaAG ATCAAAGAAACTATGATAAATGGATTAGAAAACATGGGAG ctGCATTCCAGTCCATGATGACAGGAGGTAATATTGGAAAGCAGATAGTTTGCATTTCAGAAGAAACCTCTTTGCAGTCTCTGTAA